A genome region from Triticum aestivum cultivar Chinese Spring chromosome 2B, IWGSC CS RefSeq v2.1, whole genome shotgun sequence includes the following:
- the LOC123045526 gene encoding uncharacterized protein: MGVREPVAMEIPVDEGAAARVPPRIRRRLLEGRTSGGGGPASAEEIDAKLKEADHRRQQFYDWLSCKARKKPRSPSCSSQEEDYGQCLEAKLLAAEQKRLSLLAKAQNRLAKLDELRQAAKNDVEMRIEKEKEELETRVETRVRQAEENRIRLLHADMQRRAALKNRTERSLVQKATSESKYTERVRSAILEKRAAAEKKRLALLEAEKRKAHARLMHIQRAAMTVSSQREAERIKLKEHLESKLQRAKRKRAEYLKQRGGPCSSAHADYIKHADFLSRKLARCWRSFVKSRKTTLALSQAYDALGINEKSVKSMPFEELAMLMGSPTALEATKALLDRFERRVTLCQSASSSSAENIDHLLKRLVTPKRKVPPSRDGRTRAAAKRPARTSETSRLSRYSLRVALCAYMILAHPSAVLSGDGEQEKLLMESAANFVREFELLVKTILEGPGRTSRQPSLDATESSSCQKSYDVAGQSKFKTRLVNFDKAWCTYLYRFVVWKVKDARSLEGDLVRAACKLELSMMQTCKLTADGRSHNLTHDMKAIQKQVSDDHKLLREKVQHLSGDAGIERMDSALSDARSKFFEAKVNGSPLATPVANVSTPLSINSSGKLPPSEVNVSSETASSSTSPVNLPTENEQMVNEMLHEDGGAIAGNSNDARTIEKDFQDKVRETMEKAFWDVVTDSMRGDKPDYSQLINLVKEVRDSLHDLAPKGWKEEIYENIDLEILSQVLESGSQDTQYLGQILQYSLAMVRKLSAAAKDDEMKASHDKLLSELAASSEDNDNGVSSFVIAVIKGLRFTLEEIKQLQVEVSKAYVQLMQPKIKGSAGVEYLQKAFGDRYGPPANASASLPVTLQWISASKSIMDAEWREHLGSLSVLPAANHAQPLVTVLRAGQGAPPASVPSAGSSGSPECKGEKVDKLVRVGLLQLISGMEGLQLQSTPESFHLNFLRLRAVQGQFQEVIVISTGMLVLRQVLMSENSKITPPELETVISELFGALVKLLDNSPEAGTEEIVEAMMSASASAGSLSDAKIQARRQIITRVVLKSLQADDVVFKKVSRAVHCAFRGVLLGGSGAKGQKLVDAALRRIGAGKLADRVVKAAEVLIRVATVSEKVHGPWYKALS, from the exons ATGGGGGTGAGGGAGCCGGTGGCGATGGAGATACCGGTGGacgagggggcggcggcgagggtgccGCCGCGGATCAGGAGGAGGCTGCTCGAGGGCAggaccagcggcggcggcgggccggccaGCGCCGAGGAAATCGACGCCAAGCTCAAGGAGGCCGACCACCGTAGGCAG CAATTCTACGATTGGTTATCCTGCAAAGCAAGGAAGAAGCCACGGAGCCCATCGTGCTCATCTCAAGAGGAAGATTACGGACAGTGCCTTGAAGCCAAGCTTCTGGCAGCTGAGCAGAAAAGGCTAAGCCTCTTGGCAAAGGCACAGAACCGGTTAGCCAAGTTGGATGAACTCCGACAAGCAGCCAAAAATGATGTGGAAATGCGGAttgagaaggagaaggaagaactTGAGACTAGAGTCGAGACTCGGGTTCGGCAGGCAGAGGAAAACCGTATACGCCTTCTGCATGCAGATATGCAGAGGCGGGCTGCACTAAAGAATAGAACAGAGAGGTCCCTCGTGCAGAAGGCGACATCTGAGAGCAAGTATACAGAGCGGGTGCGATCTGCTATCCTGGAAAAGCGTGCTGCTGCTGAGAAGAAACGGCTGGCGTTGTTGGAAGCTGAGAAGAGGAAGGCTCATGCTCGGCTCATGCATATTCAACGAGCGGCCATGACTGTAAGCAGCCAGAGAGAAGCAGAGAGGATTAAATTGAAAGAACATCTTGAAAGCAAACTTCAGAGG GCCAAGAGGAAGAGAGCTGAATATTTGAAGCAGCGAGGAGGTCCATGCAGTTCTGCTCATGCCGACTACATCAAGCATGCAGATTTTCTTTCAAGAAAGCTTGCAAG GTGCTGGAGAAGTTTTGTGAAGTCCAGGAAGACAACACTTGCCTTATCTCAAGCTTATGATGCTTTGGGAATTAATGAAAAATCTGTGAAGTCAATGCCATTTGAGGAATTAGCTATGCTGATGGGATCTCCCACAGCTCTTGAGGCTACTAAGGCATTACTTGACCGGTTCGAGAGGCGTGTGACTCTTTGTCAGTCAGCAAGTTCATCATCTGCAGAAAATATTGACCATCTGCTGAAACGCCTTGTGACTCCAAAGAGGAAGGTACCTCCGAGTAGAGACGGAAGAACAAGGGCTGCAGCAAAAAGGCCAGCCAGAACTTCTGAAACAAGCAGGTTGTCTAGATATTCACTGAGGGTGGCACTCTGTGCTTACATGATCCTGGCTCATCCTAGTGCTGTTTTAAGTGGAGATGGTGAGCAAGAGAAGCTACTCATGGAGTCAGCAGCAAACTTTGTCAGGGAGTTTGAGCTGCTGGTTAAGACAATACTCGAGGGACCGGGAAGAACCTCAAGGCAGCCATCTCTTGATGCTACTGAATCATCTAGTTGCCAGAAGTCTTATGATGTTGCCGGTCAAAGTAAATTCAAAACTCGGCTGGTTAATTTTGACAAAGCTTGGTGCACCTACCTTTACAGATTTGTGGtgtggaaagtaaaagatgcaagaTCATTGGAGGGTGATCTTGTTAGGGCTGCATGCAAGCTTGAGCTGTCAATGATGCAAACATGCAAGTTAACTGCCGACGGGCGGTCACACAACCTCACCCATGATATGAAGGCCATTCAGAAGCAGGTTTCTGACGATCACAAACTCTTAAGGGAGAAGGTTCAGCATCTGAGTGGTGATGCAGGGATTGAGCGGATGGACTCTGCTCTCTCAGATGCAAGGTCAAAGTTCTTTGAAGCAAAAGTGAATGGAAGTCCATTGGCGACACCTGTTGCAAACGTATCTACTCCTCTGAGCATTAATTCATCTGGAAAGCTCCCGCCTTCTGAGGTTAATGTTAGTTCTGAAACAGCATCAAGCAGCACATCACCAGTGAATCTGCCTACAGAGAATGAGCAGATGGTCAATGAGATGCTTCATGAGGACGGTGGTGCGATTGCTGGCAATTCTAATGATGCCCGCACCATCGAGAAGGATTTCCAAGACAAAGTGAGGGAAACAATGGAGAAAGCTTTCTGGGATGTGGTTACTGACTCAATGAGAGGAGACAAACCTGACTACAGCCAACTGATCAACCTGGTAAAGGAAGTGAGGGATTCGTTGCACGACTTGGCTCCCAAGGGATGGAAGGAGGAAATCTATGAGAACATTGACCTCGAAATTTTGTCCCAG GTACTCGAGTCAGGCTCCCAGGACACCCAATATCTGGGGCAGATTTTGCAGTACTCTCTGGCTATGGTCAGAAAGCTGTCTGCTGCTGCAAAGGATGATGAGATGAAGGCAAGTCATGACAAATTATTGAGCGAGTTGGCTGCAAGTTCTGAAGATAATGATAATGGAGTCAGCTCGTTTGTCATTGCTGTCATCAAGGGTCTGCGTTTCACTCTGGAAGAAATAAAG CAACTGCAAGTAGAAGTGAGCAAGGCATATGTTCAGCTGATGCAACCGAAGATAAAAGGCTCGGCTGGAGTGGAGTACCTGCAGAAGGCTTTCGGCGATCGCTATGGACCTCCTGCTAATGCGTCAGCTTCTCTCCCTGTAACTCTGCAGTGGATTTCAGCATCAAAGAGCATCATGGACGCAGAATGGAGGGAACATCTGGGCTCCCTTTCAGTTCTGCCAGCAGCAAATCAT GCTCAGCCCCTTGTTACAGTGCTCCGAGCTGGCCAAGGAGCTCCACCAGCTTCTGTACCTTCAGCAGGCAGTTCAGGTTCACCTGAGTGCAAGGGAGAAAAGGTTGACAAGCTTGTGAGGGTTGGCTTGTTGCAGCTTATCAGTGGTATGGAGGGCTTGCAATTGCAGTCAACTCCTGAGAGCTTCCACCTTAACTTTCTGAGATTGAGGGCCGTGCAGGGCCAATTTCAAGAAGTGATTGTAATTTCTACGGG CATGCTCGTCCTGCGTCAAGTCCTGATGAGTGAGAATTCTAAGATCACTCCTCCGGAGCTGGAGACTGTCATCTCAGAACTCTTCGGCGCTCTGGTGAAGCTGCTGGATAACTCCCCCGAAGCAGGCACTGAAGAGATCGTGGAGGCGATGATGAGCGCGTCGGCCTCAGCCGGCTCTTTGTCGGACGCCAAGATTCAGGCCAGGAGGCAGATAATAACCCGGGTGGTCCTCAAGAGCCTCCAAGCGGACGACGTCGTCTTCAAGAAGGTCTCCCGGGCGGTCCACTGCGCCTTCCGTGGCGTCCTCCTCGGCGGCAGCGGTGCCAAGGGCCAGAAGCTAGTGGATGCAGCCCTACGCCGCATCGGCGCGGGGAAGCTCGCTGACCGTGTGGTGAAGGCGGCTGAAGTGCTCATCAGGGTGGCCACGGTCTCGGAGAAGGTCCACGGCCCGTGGTACAAAGCGCTCTCCTGA